One window from the genome of Pedobacter schmidteae encodes:
- a CDS encoding SusC/RagA family TonB-linked outer membrane protein: MKFNAITRAMPKAWLPPKLLLIMKLTTLLLLLALMHASASGFSQITLNKKNVPFETVLQSIKKQTGFAFFYDSKDIRLTRITIRVNNASLNDVLGECSRVLPITFKIVGNNVLLKRKDEMASGGEGTYVAIVVKGKVFDEKGIPVPGVSVVLSGENYKQTTQTNAAGEYIFNPSKAGKYTLTVSSIGFNKQVIELDLKSGEVIRNVSLSVSNEDLSEVMVVAYGTQTRASFTGSAKTVKAAVVNGAPRVSVQESLQGNVPGLISSNGSGQPGEVPNVRIRGIGSVTAGSGPLYVVDGIPLDAGQVSSLNSFDIESVTVLKDAAAASIYGSRAANGVILITTKNGAAGKTIVSASIQSGANQVTPFKNNRPLNTTEMLELLREGWANKGNDPALFDKAVTDNGVNPNVNTNWFDLLTRTGNHTQADLSFSGGTEKSKFYLSGSHYVAKAALLGSDFSRSTGNLKLSNQVSEKFSIAGGLQVNYRRNHTVADAGTFGNPVRMYSIYQPWLRAYNDDGTYDFSYFNRYNPVAQVKESYDNSNTFGMLGNFLAKYQLLRSLSIENQSNVSFGYNESTSYNKSGVGTSRTDGGRATASTGRSLNWVNTAILRYNETFGDIGLKTYFGYEAQEVKRVGNSVTKRNFLPNTYTLDNASILVDGTSTGEGNSLNSVFFNASVDYKNRYYFSASARRDGSSRFGADRRYGNFWSVGASWNISKEEFMAGQHVFSDLRLRTSYGVNGNQDLGNYESLALYSSSAYDNAPGLVFSNYGNNLLTWEKNKPFNVGLDFGVLKNRINGTVEYYSRITSDLLLARPISATNGLNSFTDNIGSIRNSGLEFELSSVNFPAQDNGFGWTTDFNISTMKNKIVKLSSPIVSSTYNRYVGGDYYQLYLVGYAGVNPDNGEALWYTDKTKTTTTNNYGSASQFNQGSALPDFFGGLTNTLTYKGFSLSFMFYFNFGNKIYDNHGGISNTDGSGGFTPTSRMSRYTYEHRWKAKGDVTDQPKIVFTGTQSGPSSQNSTRFLYDGDYIRLRDVTLGYQLPQKWIKSLSLSNARIYFRANNLFTYIKDKKITFDPEVGIDGLADKNVPVYKTALIGLDLKF, encoded by the coding sequence ATGAAATTTAATGCTATTACCAGAGCTATGCCCAAAGCATGGCTTCCCCCTAAACTGCTACTCATTATGAAGTTGACCACACTTCTGTTGCTTTTGGCACTTATGCATGCAAGCGCATCTGGATTTAGCCAGATTACGCTAAACAAAAAGAATGTGCCTTTTGAAACCGTTCTGCAGTCTATAAAAAAGCAAACGGGCTTCGCTTTTTTTTATGATAGTAAGGACATCAGGCTTACCCGAATTACAATTCGGGTAAATAATGCTTCTTTAAATGATGTTCTGGGCGAATGTTCCAGGGTATTGCCCATTACCTTTAAAATTGTAGGCAATAATGTGCTGTTGAAGCGGAAAGACGAAATGGCCTCAGGTGGAGAAGGTACTTATGTGGCAATTGTTGTTAAAGGAAAGGTATTTGATGAAAAAGGAATACCGGTACCGGGAGTAAGTGTGGTGTTGAGTGGCGAGAACTACAAACAGACAACACAAACCAATGCTGCAGGCGAATACATTTTTAATCCTTCTAAGGCAGGGAAATATACGTTAACAGTGAGTTCAATTGGTTTTAACAAACAGGTGATTGAACTGGATCTGAAAAGCGGGGAGGTAATCCGAAATGTTTCACTTAGCGTGTCTAACGAAGACCTATCGGAAGTGATGGTGGTTGCTTATGGTACCCAAACCCGAGCTTCCTTTACGGGATCGGCTAAAACTGTAAAAGCTGCGGTAGTTAACGGAGCGCCCAGAGTGAGTGTTCAGGAAAGTTTACAAGGAAATGTTCCGGGCCTGATTTCTTCTAACGGATCGGGCCAACCAGGTGAGGTACCAAATGTGCGCATTCGTGGTATTGGTTCGGTAACTGCAGGCAGCGGCCCATTGTATGTTGTAGACGGTATTCCGCTTGATGCCGGCCAGGTGAGCAGTTTAAACAGCTTCGACATTGAGAGTGTTACCGTATTAAAAGACGCCGCTGCAGCTTCTATTTACGGGTCGAGGGCAGCAAATGGTGTCATCCTGATTACTACAAAAAATGGTGCCGCAGGCAAAACAATTGTTAGTGCTTCCATACAATCGGGGGCCAATCAGGTTACCCCATTTAAAAATAACAGGCCTTTGAATACCACCGAAATGCTGGAGCTTTTAAGAGAGGGCTGGGCAAATAAAGGCAATGATCCGGCTTTGTTTGATAAGGCGGTAACCGACAATGGGGTCAATCCTAACGTCAACACCAATTGGTTCGATCTGCTTACACGCACCGGAAATCATACCCAGGCCGATCTGTCGTTTAGCGGTGGCACTGAAAAAAGCAAGTTTTATTTATCAGGTAGTCATTACGTAGCCAAAGCAGCTTTACTGGGCAGCGATTTTTCGCGTAGTACCGGTAATTTAAAGCTGAGTAATCAGGTGTCAGAAAAATTCTCTATCGCCGGAGGTTTACAGGTCAACTATCGCCGCAACCATACAGTGGCCGATGCGGGTACTTTTGGTAATCCTGTGCGGATGTATTCCATCTATCAGCCTTGGTTAAGAGCTTATAATGACGATGGTACTTACGATTTTAGTTATTTTAACAGATATAATCCGGTTGCACAAGTAAAAGAAAGCTATGATAACAGCAATACTTTTGGTATGCTTGGTAATTTTTTGGCCAAGTATCAATTATTACGTTCTCTATCCATCGAAAATCAAAGTAATGTTAGCTTTGGATACAATGAAAGCACCTCTTACAACAAATCGGGAGTAGGTACCTCCCGTACGGATGGAGGAAGGGCTACTGCCAGTACAGGCCGATCGCTGAACTGGGTAAATACGGCCATCTTGCGTTACAATGAGACTTTTGGCGATATCGGTTTAAAAACTTACTTCGGTTATGAAGCACAGGAGGTAAAAAGAGTTGGGAATAGCGTAACCAAACGCAATTTTTTGCCCAACACCTATACGTTAGATAATGCCTCTATTTTGGTTGATGGAACATCTACAGGAGAAGGCAATTCACTGAATTCCGTGTTTTTTAATGCTTCTGTGGATTATAAAAACCGTTATTATTTTAGCGCATCCGCCCGTCGCGATGGTTCATCCAGATTTGGTGCCGACAGGCGGTATGGGAATTTCTGGTCGGTAGGAGCCTCCTGGAACATCAGTAAGGAAGAATTTATGGCTGGACAACACGTGTTTTCTGATTTACGGTTGCGTACCAGTTATGGGGTAAACGGGAATCAGGACCTTGGTAATTACGAATCCCTGGCCTTATATTCCAGTTCAGCATACGACAACGCACCCGGCCTTGTTTTTAGCAATTATGGAAATAACCTGCTCACCTGGGAAAAGAACAAACCTTTTAACGTTGGACTTGATTTTGGTGTGCTTAAGAACAGGATAAACGGAACAGTGGAATATTATTCCCGCATCACTTCAGATTTGTTGCTGGCAAGGCCAATTTCGGCTACCAATGGATTGAACAGTTTTACGGATAATATTGGCTCCATCCGGAATTCAGGATTGGAGTTTGAACTGAGTAGTGTCAATTTCCCGGCTCAGGATAATGGTTTCGGCTGGACTACCGACTTTAATATTTCCACGATGAAAAATAAAATCGTAAAGTTAAGCAGTCCGATAGTAAGCAGTACTTATAACCGTTATGTTGGTGGCGATTATTATCAGTTATACCTGGTAGGATATGCCGGTGTTAATCCCGACAATGGAGAGGCTTTGTGGTATACCGATAAAACAAAAACAACCACAACCAATAACTATGGTTCAGCTAGTCAGTTTAACCAGGGAAGTGCCCTGCCCGACTTTTTTGGCGGTTTAACCAATACCCTTACTTATAAAGGCTTTTCACTAAGCTTTATGTTCTATTTTAATTTTGGTAATAAAATTTACGACAACCACGGTGGCATAAGCAATACCGATGGTTCTGGTGGTTTTACACCAACCAGTCGAATGTCGCGTTACACTTACGAGCACAGATGGAAAGCCAAAGGAGATGTGACGGATCAACCTAAAATTGTTTTTACAGGTACACAATCAGGGCCTTCAAGTCAAAATTCTACCCGCTTCCTGTACGATGGTGATTATATCCGCCTGCGCGACGTAACCCTGGGTTATCAGCTTCCTCAAAAATGGATCAAAAGTTTGAGTCTGTCCAATGCCAGGATTTACTTCAGAGCCAACAACCTGTTTACCTATATCAAAGACAAGAAAATCACTTTCGACCCTGAGGTTGGTATTGATGGTTTGGCAGATAAAAATGTACCGGTTTATAAAACGGCGCTAATTGGTCTTGATCTTAAATTTTAA
- a CDS encoding FecR family protein — protein sequence MDHSKAKALVEKYKSGTLNKLEQGMLEDWYAKLADTNKLNLEEMELDQNLDDIWDTIRFNTLGSKTKHQSLLLWRKVTAVAVVLLVVTVGLYFYRQNWNKDHKMPTQYAEGIKPGGNHATLTLANGKVIALDDVDNGKLAEQAGITITKTTDGQLVYTVDDRAGSSSQTTQALNTISTPKGGQYQINLPDGSRVWLNAASSLRYPVRFSGNERKVTLTGEAYFEVTKEKHLPFIVVTDKQQVEVLGTHFNINAYTDEPGIKTTLLEGAVKVGMRETEKDDVLLKPGEQCNLNGNTLSVSTVNTDEAVAWKNGMFLFKDADLKTVMRAVARWYDVEVTYEGALPAREFSGEIYRNLNLNQVLDVLSFYKVHFRVEGKKIIVKP from the coding sequence ATGGATCACAGTAAAGCTAAGGCACTTGTGGAAAAATATAAATCGGGTACATTGAACAAGTTAGAACAGGGTATGCTGGAAGACTGGTATGCAAAACTGGCGGATACCAATAAGCTGAACCTGGAAGAAATGGAGCTTGATCAAAATCTGGATGACATCTGGGATACCATTCGTTTTAATACCCTGGGTAGTAAAACAAAACATCAGTCTTTGCTATTGTGGAGAAAGGTAACTGCTGTAGCGGTTGTTTTGCTTGTGGTGACTGTCGGACTCTATTTTTACAGGCAAAATTGGAATAAAGACCATAAAATGCCCACCCAATATGCGGAAGGGATTAAGCCTGGTGGAAACCATGCAACACTGACATTGGCCAATGGAAAGGTGATCGCATTAGACGATGTGGATAACGGTAAACTTGCCGAACAAGCCGGAATTACCATCACCAAGACTACAGATGGACAGCTGGTATATACGGTAGATGATCGGGCAGGTAGTAGCAGCCAAACTACACAGGCACTGAATACCATCTCTACACCTAAAGGTGGACAATATCAGATCAATCTTCCTGACGGAAGCCGGGTGTGGCTCAATGCTGCATCTTCGCTACGTTATCCGGTACGTTTTAGCGGAAATGAGCGTAAAGTTACCTTAACCGGAGAGGCTTATTTTGAAGTAACAAAAGAAAAACATCTTCCATTTATTGTGGTGACCGACAAACAGCAGGTGGAAGTGTTGGGGACCCATTTTAACATTAATGCTTATACAGACGAACCTGGTATTAAGACCACGTTGCTGGAAGGTGCTGTTAAAGTAGGGATGCGTGAGACTGAAAAAGATGATGTACTGCTTAAACCCGGTGAGCAATGTAATCTTAATGGCAACACCTTAAGTGTCAGTACAGTGAATACAGATGAGGCGGTGGCCTGGAAAAACGGAATGTTCCTGTTTAAAGATGCCGATTTGAAAACCGTAATGCGCGCCGTGGCCCGATGGTACGATGTCGAGGTCACTTACGAAGGGGCGCTTCCTGCTCGTGAGTTTTCGGGCGAGATTTATCGTAACCTGAATTTGAATCAGGTGCTGGACGTCCTGAGCTTTTATAAAGTCCATTTCAGGGTAGAGGGGAAAAAGATTATTGTAAAACCATAG
- a CDS encoding RNA polymerase sigma-70 factor, with the protein MQEYEILSDHELTERMRSDDHVAFAELYERYKVVLYLHAKRMLDDQDETKDVIQEVFTTLWIKREDLVIATSLKSYLYSAVRNKVFNLLAHRKFELNYLNSLQQVIDLGENGTEAQLREKQLIAMVEREIEQLPSKMRAIFELSRKHHLSHKEIAERLNISDKTVKKQINNAIKILRVKINVILVAFPLI; encoded by the coding sequence ATGCAGGAATACGAAATACTTAGCGATCATGAATTAACAGAGCGGATGAGGTCTGACGATCATGTCGCGTTTGCCGAACTGTATGAGCGTTATAAAGTGGTACTATACCTTCATGCCAAAAGAATGCTGGATGATCAGGACGAAACCAAAGACGTAATACAGGAAGTATTTACCACGCTATGGATAAAACGGGAAGACCTTGTTATTGCTACATCTCTGAAATCCTATTTATATAGTGCAGTACGAAATAAGGTATTTAATCTGCTGGCACATCGTAAATTTGAATTGAATTACCTCAATTCGTTACAACAGGTGATCGATTTGGGCGAAAATGGTACCGAAGCGCAACTTAGAGAAAAGCAGTTGATTGCGATGGTGGAGCGGGAAATTGAACAACTACCGTCAAAAATGAGAGCGATTTTTGAACTCAGCCGCAAACATCACCTTTCTCATAAAGAGATTGCTGAAAGGTTGAATATTTCGGATAAAACGGTCAAAAAGCAAATCAATAATGCCATTAAAATCCTTCGTGTAAAAATCAATGTTATCCTGGTTGCTTTCCCTTTAATTTAA
- a CDS encoding sensor histidine kinase, translating to MRFLLPLFILFGQFNFYASAQVINLDSNLNYRNLGKSISYFEDKGANLNLEQIQSLSKKGQFKYGKTEILNLGNTKSAFWLRVDYTSNETKTNYLLLDVPNIEHIDCYTHTDQGILHLKAGSILPSGAGVITTNNFIFELPIQPKNLTVKTLWLRLKTNNILIVPVKMATSENFVQGKSVKNSLEIIYIGILLTLFVFNIFLYFSIKDKTYLYYSLYVFSLAVYVVTYLRGYSYLLGTDFRIFINLYPHVFLSISIIASILFSQKFLNLKSLTSIWSKAYNLLIICSLLMFVTSLCGFKSISAALAQLISIVASVILWTSGVAAYRNGHKPAKYYILAWTFIAVTVVAIVLSMEGIVTYHDYSFEFVPIGSTIELLLLAFALGDRYRTIINNEQKMRDENYALIQTQNQGLENLVEERTLKLSETIQQLQASNNVKNKLFSIIAHDLRSPFNSLVSIFSLKDTDLLTHDELKMLLNENKKNIDTIHNTLNNLLYWAKSQMEGIKTHPGSFSLKELIDELSLVYAPLIQAKGIRIHLESAAQDMVYADENQIQLVLRNLIDNAIKFTPPAHSISIQLTTKQKHMEICVSNSVSDTGILNIDSMTNPDAFEITHGTGQEKGIGLGLHLCREYIKGNGSELRVKIKDQQVSFCFELPLYQEHNTITA from the coding sequence ATGCGTTTTCTTCTGCCCCTGTTTATTCTTTTCGGACAATTTAATTTTTATGCCTCGGCCCAGGTCATCAACCTGGACAGCAATTTAAATTATCGCAACCTGGGCAAAAGCATTTCCTATTTTGAGGATAAGGGAGCGAATCTTAATCTGGAGCAAATTCAATCCTTATCAAAAAAAGGGCAATTTAAATATGGCAAAACCGAGATACTCAATTTAGGAAATACCAAATCCGCTTTTTGGTTAAGGGTTGATTATACCAGCAACGAAACAAAAACAAATTATTTGTTGCTGGACGTACCTAACATTGAACACATTGACTGTTATACCCATACAGATCAAGGGATATTGCATCTCAAAGCGGGCTCTATTTTACCCTCAGGTGCAGGGGTAATTACTACAAACAACTTTATTTTTGAGTTGCCTATACAACCCAAAAACTTAACCGTAAAAACACTTTGGTTAAGGCTAAAAACAAACAACATTCTGATTGTACCCGTTAAAATGGCTACATCGGAGAACTTTGTACAGGGAAAATCCGTAAAAAACAGTCTCGAGATTATATATATAGGTATACTACTGACCTTGTTTGTTTTCAACATCTTTCTTTATTTCAGCATAAAAGACAAAACTTACCTTTACTATAGTCTGTATGTTTTTTCGCTGGCGGTATATGTGGTTACTTATTTAAGAGGTTACAGTTATTTACTGGGCACCGATTTCAGGATATTCATCAACCTGTATCCCCACGTTTTTTTGAGTATATCAATCATCGCATCCATTCTATTCTCTCAAAAATTCCTGAACTTAAAAAGCCTTACATCCATATGGAGTAAAGCATACAACCTGCTTATCATTTGTTCGCTGCTAATGTTTGTAACCAGTTTATGCGGTTTCAAAAGCATTTCGGCAGCCCTTGCTCAACTCATTTCTATAGTTGCCTCGGTAATATTGTGGACTTCCGGAGTGGCAGCATACAGAAATGGACATAAACCGGCGAAATACTATATTTTGGCCTGGACTTTTATTGCTGTTACCGTTGTTGCCATCGTTTTGAGTATGGAAGGTATAGTTACCTATCACGACTACAGTTTTGAGTTTGTACCGATAGGTTCTACCATTGAATTACTTTTGCTGGCTTTTGCATTGGGCGACAGGTATCGCACCATCATCAATAATGAACAAAAAATGCGCGATGAGAACTACGCTTTAATTCAAACACAAAACCAGGGACTGGAAAATCTGGTTGAAGAAAGAACCCTCAAACTAAGCGAAACCATTCAACAATTACAGGCCTCAAACAATGTAAAAAACAAACTGTTTTCTATCATCGCCCACGATTTACGCAGTCCCTTTAACAGTTTGGTCAGTATCTTTTCCCTAAAAGACACCGACCTGCTTACTCATGATGAATTGAAAATGTTGTTGAATGAAAATAAAAAAAACATTGACACCATTCACAACACCCTTAATAACCTGCTGTATTGGGCCAAAAGTCAGATGGAGGGCATAAAAACACATCCAGGTAGTTTTAGTCTGAAGGAACTGATTGATGAACTGAGCCTGGTTTATGCACCATTGATCCAGGCAAAGGGAATCCGCATCCACCTGGAGTCTGCAGCTCAGGATATGGTTTATGCCGATGAAAATCAGATACAACTGGTACTGCGCAATTTGATAGACAATGCCATAAAGTTTACGCCACCTGCACATAGCATTTCTATTCAACTAACCACCAAACAAAAGCACATGGAAATATGTGTAAGCAATAGCGTTTCTGACACCGGCATATTGAATATCGACAGCATGACAAATCCCGATGCATTTGAGATCACCCATGGTACGGGGCAGGAAAAAGGCATTGGACTAGGCCTCCATTTATGCCGGGAGTACATTAAAGGTAATGGCAGCGAGCTTCGGGTAAAAATTAAGGACCAGCAGGTTTCTTTCTGTTTTGAACTTCCACTTTATCAGGAGCACAACACTATAACCGCATAA
- the guaB gene encoding IMP dehydrogenase, with product MQLDPNKFIAEGLTYDDVLLVPAYSEVLPRDVDTGSFLTKKIRINVPIVSAAMDTVTEAGLAIAIAQAGGIGMLHKNMSIERQAEEVRKVKRSESGMIQDPVTLNANAKVADAFQIMKDYKIGGIPVIDADNKLVGIITNRDLRFQKDMQRKVSEVMTRENLITAAEGTTLLQAEEILQDYKIEKLPVVDAEGRLAGLITFKDIQKYKNYPKACKDERGRLRVGAAVGVAADNIDRVAALVQAGVDVVTVDTAHGHSKGVIDMVKAIKERWPDLQVIAGNIATADAALALAAAGADAVKVGIGPGSICTTRIIAGVGVPQLYAVFECAQALIGTGIPVIADGGIKQTGDIVKAIAAGASAIMAGSLFAGVEESPGETIIYEGRKFKSYRGMGSVEAMQQGSKDRYFQDETDVVTKLVPEGIVGRVPYKGTLAEVIYQYVGGLRAGMHYCGSATIEDLQKAKFVRITAAGMRESHPHDISITKEAPNYSR from the coding sequence ATGCAACTCGATCCCAATAAATTTATTGCCGAAGGACTAACTTACGATGACGTATTATTAGTACCTGCCTATTCTGAAGTTTTGCCACGTGATGTGGATACCGGAAGTTTCTTAACCAAAAAAATACGCATCAATGTACCTATAGTTTCTGCTGCTATGGATACCGTAACCGAAGCGGGTTTGGCCATTGCCATTGCCCAGGCCGGGGGTATTGGTATGTTACACAAAAACATGAGCATTGAGCGCCAGGCCGAGGAGGTAAGAAAGGTAAAACGTTCGGAAAGCGGAATGATCCAGGATCCGGTTACGTTAAATGCAAATGCTAAGGTGGCCGATGCTTTCCAGATTATGAAAGATTATAAGATCGGTGGAATACCTGTTATTGATGCTGACAATAAGCTGGTAGGGATCATTACCAACAGGGACCTTCGCTTCCAGAAAGATATGCAACGTAAGGTATCGGAAGTGATGACCCGCGAAAATCTGATTACCGCTGCCGAAGGCACCACGCTTTTACAAGCTGAAGAGATTTTACAGGACTACAAAATTGAAAAGCTTCCTGTAGTGGATGCTGAAGGCCGTTTGGCTGGTCTGATTACTTTTAAAGATATTCAGAAATATAAAAATTATCCAAAGGCATGTAAAGATGAGCGTGGCCGTTTGCGCGTTGGTGCTGCAGTAGGTGTTGCTGCCGACAATATTGACAGGGTAGCTGCCCTGGTGCAGGCGGGGGTTGATGTGGTAACAGTGGATACTGCTCATGGTCACTCGAAAGGGGTAATTGATATGGTGAAAGCCATTAAAGAAAGATGGCCGGATTTGCAGGTGATTGCAGGTAATATTGCCACAGCAGATGCCGCTCTTGCTTTGGCTGCAGCCGGTGCCGATGCTGTAAAAGTTGGTATTGGTCCGGGATCTATCTGTACCACAAGGATCATTGCCGGGGTAGGTGTACCTCAGCTATACGCAGTATTCGAATGTGCTCAGGCTTTAATAGGTACTGGTATTCCGGTTATTGCCGACGGTGGGATCAAACAAACCGGCGATATCGTGAAGGCTATTGCGGCTGGTGCAAGTGCCATCATGGCGGGCTCTTTGTTTGCTGGTGTTGAGGAATCACCAGGCGAGACCATCATTTACGAAGGCCGTAAATTTAAATCTTACCGTGGTATGGGTTCTGTTGAAGCCATGCAGCAAGGTTCTAAAGACCGTTATTTTCAGGATGAAACAGATGTGGTAACTAAACTGGTACCGGAAGGTATTGTAGGCCGTGTACCTTATAAAGGAACCCTTGCCGAAGTTATTTATCAATATGTTGGAGGCTTAAGAGCAGGAATGCATTACTGTGGATCAGCCACAATTGAAGACCTGCAAAAAGCTAAGTTTGTTCGCATTACTGCAGCCGGCATGAGAGAAAGTCATCCACATGATATTTCCATCACTAAAGAGGCACCTAATTATTCAAGATAA
- a CDS encoding PQQ-binding-like beta-propeller repeat protein yields MKFNFLLIFLLCCFLGGTAQTFKYAFVTDTHVGTATGEEDLRRTVNDINQQTDLDFTVITGDVTEMGTKVEIALAKSILGKLKKPWYTIPGNHDTGWSESGGVDFIRAFGDDKFTFDHKGYRFIACASGPYVRMSDGHIPRDAVVWLDKILKKTPSEMPVVFINHYPIDNSLDNWYEAIDRIKKYNIQYAICGHGHANQALDFEGIPGTMGRSNLRAKDSLGGYNIVTMDKDSVLFATKKPGLNIEMPWRKIPLGKFQTMAMQTAARPSYQANTTFPQVTKVWTYHAPANVVLTPATDGKVVIFGNSIGQVTAVNLQDGKEKWTFKTKGAIYSSPAIANDITVLGSGDGSIYALETATGKQIWKFVAKAAVLGTPVIEKNVVYIGGSDRHFRALDLQTGKQIWTFTGVEGTIVGKPLLYEGKVIFGSWGRHLYALNKANGSLLWKWNNGHANRMFSPAMCTPVAHNGIVYVAAPDRVLNAIDANKGISLWRNKEATVRESIGLSEDGSMIFGKTMNDEIVAYQTQATDPGIAWRLNMGFGYEHVPSMLVAKDNEVFFGTRNGVVYAFDPETRKMIWAHKIDNSMVNTVNVISKNEVLAATMDGVVTLLKIK; encoded by the coding sequence ATGAAATTTAACTTTCTCCTGATCTTCCTCCTATGTTGCTTTTTAGGCGGTACAGCCCAAACTTTTAAGTACGCCTTTGTAACCGATACCCATGTCGGTACTGCAACCGGCGAAGAAGATTTAAGAAGAACAGTAAATGACATCAATCAACAAACAGATCTTGATTTTACTGTCATTACAGGAGATGTAACGGAAATGGGTACCAAAGTAGAGATTGCATTAGCGAAATCTATTTTAGGTAAGTTAAAAAAGCCCTGGTACACTATCCCCGGCAACCACGACACAGGATGGTCTGAATCGGGCGGAGTAGATTTTATCCGTGCATTTGGTGACGATAAGTTCACCTTTGACCACAAAGGCTATCGCTTTATCGCCTGCGCCTCGGGGCCATATGTGCGAATGTCTGACGGTCATATTCCAAGAGATGCGGTAGTTTGGCTGGATAAAATCCTAAAAAAAACGCCTTCAGAAATGCCTGTGGTATTTATCAACCACTACCCTATAGACAATAGTCTGGACAATTGGTATGAGGCTATAGACAGGATAAAAAAGTACAACATTCAATATGCCATTTGCGGACACGGCCATGCTAACCAGGCGCTTGACTTTGAAGGTATTCCGGGTACAATGGGACGGTCTAACCTGAGAGCTAAGGATAGCCTTGGTGGTTACAACATTGTAACAATGGATAAAGACTCGGTATTGTTTGCGACAAAAAAGCCGGGTTTGAATATAGAAATGCCCTGGAGAAAAATTCCGTTGGGGAAATTCCAGACAATGGCCATGCAAACGGCAGCCAGACCATCTTACCAGGCCAATACCACCTTCCCGCAGGTTACAAAAGTCTGGACCTACCATGCCCCGGCAAATGTGGTACTTACGCCTGCAACAGATGGTAAAGTGGTGATATTTGGCAATAGTATTGGTCAGGTTACTGCAGTAAACCTGCAGGATGGAAAGGAAAAATGGACTTTCAAAACCAAAGGTGCTATTTATTCCTCGCCAGCCATTGCCAATGACATTACGGTTTTGGGTTCGGGCGATGGCAGCATATACGCTTTAGAAACAGCTACAGGTAAACAAATATGGAAATTTGTAGCCAAAGCAGCAGTACTGGGCACACCCGTAATAGAAAAAAATGTGGTTTACATTGGTGGTAGCGATCGTCATTTCCGGGCCCTCGATTTGCAAACGGGAAAACAAATCTGGACGTTTACAGGGGTAGAGGGCACCATAGTAGGTAAACCACTGCTATACGAAGGTAAAGTGATATTCGGATCCTGGGGCCGGCACTTATACGCTTTGAACAAGGCAAATGGTAGCTTGCTGTGGAAATGGAACAATGGCCATGCGAACCGCATGTTCTCGCCAGCCATGTGTACCCCGGTGGCGCATAATGGTATTGTGTATGTTGCTGCTCCCGACAGAGTACTGAACGCCATTGATGCCAATAAAGGCATATCCCTTTGGAGAAACAAAGAAGCCACCGTAAGAGAATCCATTGGCTTATCGGAAGATGGCAGCATGATTTTCGGAAAAACCATGAATGACGAAATTGTGGCTTATCAAACTCAAGCTACCGACCCCGGTATCGCCTGGAGGCTAAATATGGGCTTTGGATATGAACACGTGCCCTCTATGCTCGTTGCAAAAGATAACGAGGTCTTTTTTGGAACCAGAAATGGCGTAGTGTACGCCTTCGACCCGGAAACCCGAAAAATGATATGGGCACATAAAATCGACAATTCTATGGTCAATACCGTAAATGTGATCAGTAAAAATGAAGTTTTGGCGGCTACAATGGATGGTGTTGTTACATTGCTGAAGATTAAGTAA